From the Sphingomonas suaedae genome, one window contains:
- a CDS encoding glycoside hydrolase 5 family protein, whose amino-acid sequence MTHRRAILAGAAGLAATLGASGPSAATARSPFVRRSGTRFLLDGKPYRFVGANIWYAAWLGAEGPSGNRARLLRELDALAANGVTNLRILAGAEEGPLKNSIRPGFRGKASDWNPALLAGLDWTLAELGKRGMKAVLYLTNFWEWSGGMSSYLWYETGTYIDMGDPAHPWPAFANAASRFYGNAGAVRRYHDWVRAIVGRSNSVTGIAYRDDPAIMAWQLCNEPRPGGDARDAAPKLPGFYAWIRDTARLIKTVAPNHLVSMGSEGLKGTVESADIYRTAHAIPEIDYATAHIWPLNWSWVDARDLAATAAAGEEKVRDYLAQHRALASQLLKPLVIEEFGYPRDGGGYDPEASTRFRDRYYRLVFDAVEDSIRTGGPVQGSNFWAWNGAGRAAHGDHRYRHGDPLLGDPPHEPQGWYGVYDSDAATRALIADHARALATIGEPIAR is encoded by the coding sequence ATGACCCACCGTCGCGCGATTCTGGCCGGAGCTGCGGGATTGGCCGCAACGCTGGGCGCATCGGGCCCGAGCGCTGCGACGGCGCGCTCGCCCTTTGTCCGCCGTAGCGGGACCCGATTCCTGCTCGACGGGAAGCCCTATCGCTTTGTCGGCGCAAACATCTGGTACGCCGCATGGCTCGGCGCGGAAGGGCCGTCGGGGAATCGCGCGCGACTGCTGCGCGAGCTGGACGCGCTGGCGGCGAACGGGGTCACCAATCTGCGCATCCTGGCAGGCGCGGAGGAAGGGCCGCTCAAGAACTCGATCCGGCCCGGCTTTCGTGGCAAGGCGTCGGACTGGAACCCCGCGCTGCTGGCGGGACTGGACTGGACGCTGGCCGAACTGGGCAAGCGCGGGATGAAGGCGGTGCTGTACCTGACCAATTTCTGGGAATGGTCGGGGGGCATGAGCAGCTATCTCTGGTACGAGACCGGCACCTATATCGATATGGGCGATCCGGCGCATCCCTGGCCCGCCTTCGCCAACGCCGCGTCGCGCTTCTATGGCAATGCCGGGGCGGTAAGGCGCTATCACGACTGGGTCCGCGCGATCGTCGGGCGGAGCAATTCGGTGACGGGCATCGCCTATCGCGACGACCCGGCGATCATGGCGTGGCAGCTGTGCAACGAGCCGCGCCCGGGCGGAGATGCGCGGGACGCCGCGCCCAAGCTGCCGGGCTTCTACGCCTGGATTCGCGACACGGCGCGGCTCATCAAGACGGTCGCCCCCAATCACCTCGTTTCGATGGGCAGCGAGGGGCTGAAGGGGACGGTCGAGAGCGCCGACATCTATCGCACCGCGCACGCGATTCCGGAAATCGACTATGCGACCGCGCATATCTGGCCGCTCAACTGGAGCTGGGTGGACGCGCGCGACCTGGCCGCGACGGCGGCGGCGGGCGAGGAAAAGGTGCGCGACTATCTCGCGCAGCACCGCGCGCTTGCCAGCCAGCTTCTCAAGCCGCTGGTGATCGAGGAATTCGGCTATCCGCGCGATGGCGGGGGCTATGACCCGGAGGCATCGACGCGGTTCCGCGACCGATATTACCGGCTGGTATTCGACGCCGTGGAGGACAGTATCCGCACTGGCGGGCCGGTTCAGGGCAGCAATTTCTGGGCGTGGAACGGCGCGGGGCGGGCGGCGCATGGCGACCATCGCTATCGCCATGGCGACCCGTTGCTCGGCGACCCGCCGCACGAGCCGCAGGGCTGGTACGGCGTCTATGACAGCGACGCTGCAACCCGCGCGCTGATCGCCGATCACGCCCGCGCGCTGGCGACGATCGGGGAGCCGATCGCGCGCTGA
- the cobA gene encoding uroporphyrinogen-III C-methyltransferase gives MASLLDPQARGRVILVGAGPGDPGLLTVRAVEALRSADVLVHDGLVDRRVLDLAPQAHRISVAKKRSKHSVPQDGINALIVAHVKTGAIVVRLKGGDPFIFGRGGEEVEAVRAAGLPVEVIPGVSSALGAAAEAMLPLTHRDWSSAVSFVAGQCKGLKDQDWSGLAGKGRTLVIYMGVATCPDIAEKLMGDGVAPDMPVAVLERATLPGSRALRTLLADLGPMVAREAVQSPAIIVVGEVVALSDAQDKLANWARKAELMLGDEG, from the coding sequence ATGGCTTCCCTACTCGATCCCCAAGCGCGCGGTCGCGTGATTCTGGTCGGTGCCGGCCCCGGCGATCCGGGCCTGCTGACGGTTCGCGCGGTCGAGGCGCTCAGGAGTGCCGATGTGCTCGTCCATGACGGGCTGGTCGACCGCCGAGTGCTCGACCTCGCCCCGCAGGCGCACCGCATCAGCGTCGCCAAGAAGCGGTCAAAGCACAGCGTGCCGCAGGACGGCATCAACGCGCTGATCGTCGCGCATGTGAAGACCGGCGCGATCGTCGTGCGGCTGAAGGGCGGCGACCCGTTCATCTTCGGTCGCGGCGGCGAAGAGGTGGAGGCGGTGCGTGCCGCCGGGCTGCCGGTCGAGGTGATCCCGGGCGTGAGCTCGGCACTGGGCGCGGCGGCGGAGGCGATGCTGCCGCTGACGCATCGCGACTGGTCGAGCGCGGTCAGCTTCGTCGCGGGCCAGTGCAAGGGGCTGAAGGATCAGGACTGGTCGGGGCTGGCGGGCAAGGGCCGCACGCTGGTCATCTATATGGGCGTCGCGACCTGCCCCGATATCGCCGAGAAATTGATGGGCGACGGCGTCGCGCCGGACATGCCGGTCGCGGTGCTGGAGCGGGCGACGCTGCCGGGCAGCCGCGCGCTGCGCACGCTGCTCGCCGATCTTGGCCCGATGGTCGCGCGCGAGGCGGTGCAGAGCCCGGCGATCATCGTCGTCGGCGAAGTGGTCGCGCTGTCGGACGCGCAGGACAAGCTCGCCAACTGGGCGCGCAAGGCCGAACTGATGCTTGGAGACGAAGGGTGA
- a CDS encoding DUF2849 domain-containing protein, giving the protein MKLLTGNDLATGDVTWWTGNGWSRHVEDAVDVGDQGEAIAHAEEGARRVNGPYVIDATATPEGPRPAHIKDRIRALGPTVRPDLTLKPADPNAGSWVI; this is encoded by the coding sequence GTGAAGCTGCTGACCGGAAACGATCTCGCCACCGGCGACGTCACCTGGTGGACCGGCAATGGCTGGTCGCGCCATGTCGAGGACGCAGTCGATGTCGGCGATCAGGGCGAGGCGATCGCCCATGCCGAGGAAGGCGCACGGCGGGTCAACGGCCCGTATGTGATCGATGCGACCGCGACACCCGAGGGGCCGCGGCCGGCGCATATCAAGGACCGCATCCGCGCGCTCGGGCCGACCGTGCGCCCGGACCTGACGCTGAAGCCCGCCGATCCGAATGCGGGGAGCTGGGTGATATGA
- a CDS encoding nitrite/sulfite reductase, with product MYKYDDYDHSIVASRVEEFRDQVQRRLAGQITEDQFKPLRLMNGLYLQLHAYMLRVAVPYGTLDSRQMRMLAHIARKYDRDYGHFTTRQNIQYNWIKLEDAPDILAELATVEMHAIQTSGNCIRNISSDQWAGAAADEVTDPRPWAELLRQWSTFHPEFSYLPRKFKIAVIAADADRAAMRLHDIGIQIVERDGVHGAAVYVGGGMGRTPMIAPLIKDFVPLEDLLSYIEACLRVYNRYGRRDNMYKARIKILVHEIGADSYRAQVEDEFVAVKKLGIDPPKAEFDRIAAYFADPAFETGLSDDLDRSDPDFAVWLDQNVAAHKAPGYAIVNISLKPTGGIPGDASSAQIDVMADLAERYSFDELRVTHAQNIVLPHVRKADLYAVWQALVEAQLADANLDLISDIIACPGLDYCSLANARSIPVAQKIATRFSDLGRQRELGELKLKISGCINACGHHHAGHIGILGVDRKGVENYQLSLGGSGAEDVSLGQITGPGFSEDGIVDAVERATDVYLRERAEGERFLDTYRRIGMAPFKEAIYG from the coding sequence ATGTACAAATATGACGACTATGACCATTCGATCGTCGCATCGCGCGTCGAGGAGTTTCGCGATCAGGTGCAGCGCCGGCTGGCGGGGCAGATCACCGAGGACCAGTTCAAGCCGCTCAGGCTGATGAACGGGCTGTATCTTCAGCTGCACGCATACATGCTGCGCGTCGCGGTGCCCTATGGCACGCTGGACAGCCGCCAGATGCGGATGCTGGCGCATATCGCGCGCAAATATGACCGCGACTACGGCCATTTCACGACGCGCCAGAATATCCAGTATAACTGGATCAAGCTGGAGGACGCGCCCGACATCCTCGCCGAACTGGCGACGGTCGAAATGCACGCGATCCAGACCAGCGGCAACTGCATCCGCAACATCAGCAGCGACCAATGGGCGGGCGCGGCGGCGGACGAGGTGACCGATCCGCGCCCTTGGGCGGAGCTTCTGCGCCAGTGGAGCACCTTCCACCCCGAATTCAGCTATCTGCCGCGCAAGTTCAAGATTGCGGTGATCGCGGCGGACGCGGATCGCGCGGCGATGCGGCTGCACGATATCGGCATCCAGATCGTCGAGCGCGACGGCGTGCACGGCGCGGCGGTCTATGTCGGCGGTGGCATGGGGCGCACCCCGATGATCGCGCCGCTGATCAAGGATTTCGTGCCGCTCGAAGACCTGCTGAGCTATATCGAGGCGTGCCTGCGCGTGTACAATCGCTATGGCCGCCGCGACAATATGTACAAGGCGCGGATCAAGATCCTGGTCCATGAGATCGGCGCCGACAGCTATCGCGCGCAGGTCGAGGACGAGTTCGTCGCGGTCAAGAAGCTGGGGATCGACCCGCCCAAGGCGGAGTTCGACCGGATCGCGGCATATTTCGCCGATCCTGCATTCGAAACCGGCCTGAGCGACGATCTCGACCGCAGCGACCCCGATTTCGCGGTCTGGCTCGACCAGAATGTGGCTGCGCACAAGGCGCCCGGCTATGCGATCGTCAATATCAGCCTGAAGCCGACCGGTGGCATTCCCGGCGACGCATCGTCGGCGCAGATCGACGTGATGGCCGACCTGGCCGAGCGCTACAGTTTCGACGAACTGCGCGTGACCCATGCGCAGAACATCGTGCTGCCGCATGTCCGCAAGGCGGACCTCTATGCGGTGTGGCAGGCGCTGGTCGAAGCGCAGCTGGCCGACGCCAATCTCGACCTGATCAGCGACATCATCGCCTGCCCCGGCCTGGATTATTGCAGCCTCGCCAATGCGCGCTCGATCCCCGTCGCGCAGAAGATCGCGACGCGCTTTTCCGATCTGGGACGCCAGCGCGAACTGGGTGAATTGAAGCTCAAGATCAGCGGCTGCATCAACGCCTGCGGCCACCACCATGCCGGGCATATCGGGATCCTGGGCGTCGACCGTAAGGGCGTGGAGAATTACCAGCTGTCACTCGGCGGATCGGGCGCAGAGGATGTCTCGCTCGGCCAGATCACCGGGCCGGGGTTCAGCGAGGACGGCATCGTCGACGCGGTCGAACGCGCCACCGACGTCTATCTGCGCGAACGCGCCGAGGGCGAGCGCTTCCTCGACACCTATCGCCGCATCGGCATGGCGCCGTTCAAGGAGGCGATCTATGGTTGA
- a CDS encoding DUF934 domain-containing protein produces MVELRYRDDAPHDEPAVTLDAFLDQSNATAVRLESGEDARALLPYLDRLSLVEVSFPKFRDGRGYSSARILREAGYTGELRAQGDVLVDQIPLMRRCGFDSFAPEAPVDEAVLAASLARYDAVYQIAADGQVPVWKRRHG; encoded by the coding sequence ATGGTTGAGCTGCGCTATCGCGACGACGCGCCGCATGACGAGCCGGCGGTGACGCTCGACGCGTTTCTCGATCAGTCGAACGCGACCGCCGTGCGGCTGGAATCGGGTGAGGATGCGCGCGCGCTCCTGCCCTATCTGGACCGGTTGTCGCTGGTCGAGGTGAGCTTTCCCAAATTCCGCGACGGGCGCGGCTATTCGTCGGCGCGCATCCTGCGCGAAGCCGGCTATACGGGCGAACTGCGCGCACAGGGCGACGTGCTGGTCGACCAGATTCCGCTGATGCGCCGCTGCGGCTTCGACAGTTTCGCGCCCGAAGCGCCGGTGGACGAAGCGGTGCTGGCCGCGAGCCTCGCGCGCTACGACGCCGTCTATCAGATCGCGGCGGACGGGCAGGTGCCGGTCTGGAAACGGCGGCATGGCTGA
- a CDS encoding phosphoadenylyl-sulfate reductase, whose protein sequence is MAEASARRIDRIDVAPRFGERDAIRLNNLFRGVPTEEMLRTVLAESMVGDVALVSSFGAESAALLHLVASIDPTVPVLFLDTGKHFPETLAYRDTVAERLGLRDLRILTPDADVLAKKDESGLRWSYDPDGCCEIRKVLPLDAAMAGFDASITGRKAFQASTRNALPRFEVDAAGKLKVNPLADWTKDDIEAWFVRHDLPRHPLVEQGYLSIGCAPCTSKVKPGEDPRSGRWAGWDKTECGIHTPVNDGDPDLPVF, encoded by the coding sequence ATGGCTGAAGCGAGCGCACGCCGGATCGATCGGATCGATGTCGCGCCACGCTTTGGCGAGCGCGACGCGATTCGGCTGAACAACCTGTTCCGCGGCGTGCCGACGGAGGAGATGCTGCGCACGGTCCTAGCCGAGTCGATGGTCGGCGACGTCGCCCTGGTCTCGTCGTTCGGCGCGGAGAGCGCGGCATTGCTGCACCTCGTCGCGTCGATCGACCCCACGGTGCCGGTCCTGTTCCTCGATACCGGCAAGCATTTTCCCGAGACGCTCGCCTATCGCGACACGGTGGCGGAGCGGCTGGGGCTGCGCGACCTGCGCATCCTGACGCCCGATGCCGACGTGCTGGCGAAGAAGGACGAGAGCGGCTTGCGTTGGTCCTATGACCCCGACGGCTGCTGCGAGATTCGCAAGGTGCTCCCGCTCGACGCCGCGATGGCCGGGTTCGACGCCAGCATCACCGGGCGCAAGGCGTTCCAGGCGAGCACGCGCAACGCGCTTCCCCGGTTCGAGGTGGATGCCGCCGGCAAGCTTAAGGTGAATCCGCTGGCCGACTGGACCAAGGACGATATCGAAGCCTGGTTCGTGCGCCACGACCTGCCCCGCCATCCACTGGTCGAGCAGGGCTATCTGTCGATCGGCTGCGCGCCGTGCACCAGCAAGGTAAAGCCGGGCGAGGACCCCCGCTCGGGCCGCTGGGCCGGGTGGGACAAGACCGAATGCGGCATCCATACGCCGGTGAATGACGGCGACCCGGACCTGCCGGTGTTCTGA